A genome region from Manis javanica isolate MJ-LG chromosome 3, MJ_LKY, whole genome shotgun sequence includes the following:
- the ELP6 gene encoding elongator complex protein 6 isoform X2, producing MAVFLCTTSFPSTSKGVSLTTARERGQLVFLEGLKSSVDVFFQPREEPHPLQFLREADAGSLQPLFEFVQEALKPVASGGAAWRCPVLLVDDLSVLLSLGVGAVAVLDFVHYCRAVVCHALKGNVVALVHDSGGAEDEEDALLLHGVGHQSHLILRAEGLATGFCKDVHGQLQILWRRPSQPTAQQGRSLTYQYKIQDRSVSFFAKGMSPAIL from the exons ATGGCAGTTTTCTTGTGCACCACTTCCTTTCCTTCTACCTCAAAG GGTGTCAGCCTGACCACGGCACGGGAACGCGGGCAGCTTGTGTTCCTCGAGGGTCTCAAGTCCTCTGTGGATGTCTTCTTCCAGCCACGGGAGGAGCCACACCCCTTGCAGTTCCTCAG GGAGGCCGATGCCGGGAGCCTGCAGCCACTCTTTGAGTTCGTGCAGGAAGCCCTGAAGCCCGTGGCTAGCGGGGGAGCTGCGTGGAGGTGCCCGGTGCTGCTGGTGGATGACCTCAGTGTGCTGCTGAGCCTGGGCGTAGGGGCAGTGGCCGTGCTGGACTTCGTGCACTACTGCAGGGCCGTTGTGTGCCACGCACTGAAG GGGAATGTAGTGGCCCTTGTGCATGACAGTGGAGGTGCTGAGGATGAGGAGGACGCCCTCCTGCTGCATGGCGTCGGTCACCAGAGCCACCTGATCCTGCGGGCTGAGGGCCTGGCCACCGGCTTCTGCAAGGACGTTCATGGGCAG CTGCAGATCCTGTGGAGGAGACCTTCACAGCCCACAGCGCAGCAGGGTCGGAGCCTCACCTACCAGTACAAGATACAGGACAGGAGCGTGTCCTTTTTTGCCAAAGGGATGTCTCCTGCCATTCTGTGA
- the ELP6 gene encoding elongator complex protein 6 isoform X3 — protein MLPELSELLGTSPDAAEQGKLTLLCDAKTDGSFLVHHFLSFYLKANCKVCFVALIQSFSHYNIVGQKMGVSLTTARERGQLVFLEGLKSSVDVFFQPREEPHPLQFLREADAGSLQPLFEFVQEALKPVASGGAAWRCPVLLVDDLSVLLSLGVGAVAVLDFVHYCRAVVCHALKVHSYSEVYLSSWLQSWFIKRLEEEEEQHVDYVKE, from the exons GGGAAACTGACTCTACTCTGTGACGCCAAGACGGATGGCAGTTTTCTTGTGCACCACTTCCTTTCCTTCTACCTCAAAG ctaatTGTAAAGTCTGCTTTGTGGCACTCATCCAGTCCTTCAGTCACTACAATATCGTGGGGCAGAAGATG GGTGTCAGCCTGACCACGGCACGGGAACGCGGGCAGCTTGTGTTCCTCGAGGGTCTCAAGTCCTCTGTGGATGTCTTCTTCCAGCCACGGGAGGAGCCACACCCCTTGCAGTTCCTCAG GGAGGCCGATGCCGGGAGCCTGCAGCCACTCTTTGAGTTCGTGCAGGAAGCCCTGAAGCCCGTGGCTAGCGGGGGAGCTGCGTGGAGGTGCCCGGTGCTGCTGGTGGATGACCTCAGTGTGCTGCTGAGCCTGGGCGTAGGGGCAGTGGCCGTGCTGGACTTCGTGCACTACTGCAGGGCCGTTGTGTGCCACGCACTGAAG GTTCATTCATACTCAGAGGTCTATCTCtcatcctggttacaaagttggTTCATTaagaggctggaagaagaggaagaacagcatgtaGATTACgttaaagaataa
- the ELP6 gene encoding elongator complex protein 6 isoform X1 encodes MLPELSELLGTSPDAAEQGKLTLLCDAKTDGSFLVHHFLSFYLKANCKVCFVALIQSFSHYNIVGQKMGVSLTTARERGQLVFLEGLKSSVDVFFQPREEPHPLQFLREADAGSLQPLFEFVQEALKPVASGGAAWRCPVLLVDDLSVLLSLGVGAVAVLDFVHYCRAVVCHALKGNVVALVHDSGGAEDEEDALLLHGVGHQSHLILRAEGLATGFCKDVHGQLQILWRRPSQPTAQQGRSLTYQYKIQDRSVSFFAKGMSPAIL; translated from the exons GGGAAACTGACTCTACTCTGTGACGCCAAGACGGATGGCAGTTTTCTTGTGCACCACTTCCTTTCCTTCTACCTCAAAG ctaatTGTAAAGTCTGCTTTGTGGCACTCATCCAGTCCTTCAGTCACTACAATATCGTGGGGCAGAAGATG GGTGTCAGCCTGACCACGGCACGGGAACGCGGGCAGCTTGTGTTCCTCGAGGGTCTCAAGTCCTCTGTGGATGTCTTCTTCCAGCCACGGGAGGAGCCACACCCCTTGCAGTTCCTCAG GGAGGCCGATGCCGGGAGCCTGCAGCCACTCTTTGAGTTCGTGCAGGAAGCCCTGAAGCCCGTGGCTAGCGGGGGAGCTGCGTGGAGGTGCCCGGTGCTGCTGGTGGATGACCTCAGTGTGCTGCTGAGCCTGGGCGTAGGGGCAGTGGCCGTGCTGGACTTCGTGCACTACTGCAGGGCCGTTGTGTGCCACGCACTGAAG GGGAATGTAGTGGCCCTTGTGCATGACAGTGGAGGTGCTGAGGATGAGGAGGACGCCCTCCTGCTGCATGGCGTCGGTCACCAGAGCCACCTGATCCTGCGGGCTGAGGGCCTGGCCACCGGCTTCTGCAAGGACGTTCATGGGCAG CTGCAGATCCTGTGGAGGAGACCTTCACAGCCCACAGCGCAGCAGGGTCGGAGCCTCACCTACCAGTACAAGATACAGGACAGGAGCGTGTCCTTTTTTGCCAAAGGGATGTCTCCTGCCATTCTGTGA